The Terriglobales bacterium region GTCCCTTGAATCGCCTATTATGCCGCTGTTCCGGCAGGGGTGGCGGGAGCTTTTTCGAGCAGACGGCTCACGGTCGGGGAGAGCTGGGCGCCCTGCGAGCGCCAGTACTCGATGCGGTCCTTCTTGAAATCGACGGTCGCCGGGCTGGTACGCGGGTTATACGTGCCCACGACCTCCACGGAGCGGCCGTTGCGGGCCCGCTGCTTGTCGATCACCACCACGCGATAGTAAGGCTGCTTGCGCGCACCAAAGCGCGCCAAACGGATCATCAGCACAGAACTTCTTTCCTTTCAGTTGTTCCCAGGAATCACTCCGAGGTGTGGGACAAACTTAGATTATCGCGTAAAC contains the following coding sequences:
- the rpsP gene encoding 30S ribosomal protein S16; this encodes MIRLARFGARKQPYYRVVVIDKQRARNGRSVEVVGTYNPRTSPATVDFKKDRIEYWRSQGAQLSPTVSRLLEKAPATPAGTAA